The genome window CCTCGACCCGGCCGACCTGCAGCGCCGCAGGCTTTTCAAGTTCACCGCGTCGGCGCTGGCCGTGCAGGCGGTTGCCGCCTGCGGGGGCGACGCCAACGCCGCCGACGGCAATGCCGACGACGCGGTACGCAAGGCGGTAGCCGACTTCGGCGCGCTGGCGCCCGAGGGCACGCACTGCCTGGTGCGGGCCGACGTTCCCGAGGCGTCCTGGAGCGCAAGCTACAACCCGGATCGGCAACTGTTCATCGGCAGCGCGATCAAGACCTTCATCCTGGGGCAGTTCGTGATCGACGCGGAAACGTCGTACAACGGCACTTCCGGGAACATGCCGCAGACCATCGGCGACGAGGTCCGCTCGCCCGGCAGCCCCGTATTCGTCGACCTGAACGGCACGCTGCCCGCCAAGTACGCGCTGGAGGCGATGATCGCCCACAGCGACAACACCGCCACCGACATGGCCTATGCCGCCGTGGGGGCGGACCGGGTGCGGCAGCTGATAGCCCGGGCCGGGCTCACGCATACGCGGATCCCGGATTCGACGCGCCGCCTGTTCTCGTACCTGGCCGGGGCGCCCGATGGCGTGGACCTGGGCTGGGAAGCCTTGATGGCGGAACTGGCGAAGCCTTCGCTGCCGAACGCGCGGCCGGCGATCAACGACAGGCAATCGATGCTCAGCACGGCCACCGAACTGGTGGCGTGGTACCGGCAGTCGCTGTCGGGCAAGTTCTTCACCCAGCCGGCGACCCTGACGGAGTACAAGCGGATATTGGCGATGGCCGACGCCATTTCGCTGGTGGTGCCAGCGGACATCATCGCCTATGGCAAGGGCGGCAGCATCGACTGGCTGGATTTCCACACCATCAGCTTCCCGGGCCAGATGATCGTCGACCAGGTGCTGGTCACGTTCTGCTTCACCTACAACTGGCGCGGCGCGGAAACCAGCACGGGCGCGCCTTTCCAGGCGTTCGTGAAGGCCGTCCGGCCGGTATTGCAGGCGTGCGTGGACGCCATACGCAAATAGCGCAAGAGGCCAGTCATGGACAGCGAGCCGCCGTTCGAGAACCTGGAGCGCGGCCAGTGCGCGCCGGCGCCCTTGCTGGGGGGCTGGGTCCACCAGGTTGCCCTGGCGCTGATGAGCCGGCCCCAGGACGAGGCCATCTTCCTTGCGTTGCAGGCGCTGGGAACGCTGGCGCAGGTCGATCGAGCATGGATGTTCGAATACGATGCGCGGGCCCTGCGCTTTCGCAATACCCATGAATGGTGCCGGTCCGGCATTACGTCGCATGTGAGCGACCTGCAGGACGCGCCGGTCACGATGATCGCCTGGCTGCATCGAGCCCTGAACCAGCAGCGCGCCGTCATGGTCCACGACGTGGCGCGGATGCCGCGCGCGGCAAGGTCGGTGCAGGTGGAAATGCTGCGCCAGCAGGATCGCAGCGTGCTGAGCGTGCCCGTTTTCCACGAAGGCCGTCTGCGCGCGTGCATAGGCTTCGACGCGACGCGCGCGCCGGTGCGCTGGCAGCCGGCGCAGGCGCTGGGCCTGTTCCTGTGCGCGGACCTGATCGCGCAGGCCCGCTATGGCGGCACGGAAACCGAGCGTGGCCGGGCGCGGGCGCAGCTCTACGAGCCCCTGCTTTACCTGCGGTTGGGGCACGGAACACGCGGGCTGGCCCCGGCGGACATCCTGGGCGTACGCTCGGCGCGCGACTATTCGCTGATCTGGCTGGCGGGCGGCGACTCGGTCAAGGACATGCGGCCCTTGTCCGCCTGGGCCGAGCTGCTGCCGCAAGAAAGCTTCATGCGCATCCACCGCACGGCGCTGATCAACCTGGGGCACGTCAAGGCGCTGGAACGCAGTGCCTCGATGCCGTGGACCGTCCAGTTGCGCGGCCTGGGCCGGCCCTGGTCGGTGTCGCGGCCCTATCGCCAGGCGCTGCGCGCCAGGCTGGGGGTTTGACGCCTGAGGGCGGGCGCGCATCTTGCTGAGGAGCAGGCAGGCCTTGCCAAGGCCGCTTCCTTCGCTATCGAGGA of Pigmentiphaga sp. H8 contains these proteins:
- a CDS encoding serine hydrolase; translation: MPFPLDPADLQRRRLFKFTASALAVQAVAACGGDANAADGNADDAVRKAVADFGALAPEGTHCLVRADVPEASWSASYNPDRQLFIGSAIKTFILGQFVIDAETSYNGTSGNMPQTIGDEVRSPGSPVFVDLNGTLPAKYALEAMIAHSDNTATDMAYAAVGADRVRQLIARAGLTHTRIPDSTRRLFSYLAGAPDGVDLGWEALMAELAKPSLPNARPAINDRQSMLSTATELVAWYRQSLSGKFFTQPATLTEYKRILAMADAISLVVPADIIAYGKGGSIDWLDFHTISFPGQMIVDQVLVTFCFTYNWRGAETSTGAPFQAFVKAVRPVLQACVDAIRK
- a CDS encoding LytTR family transcriptional regulator DNA-binding domain-containing protein, yielding MDSEPPFENLERGQCAPAPLLGGWVHQVALALMSRPQDEAIFLALQALGTLAQVDRAWMFEYDARALRFRNTHEWCRSGITSHVSDLQDAPVTMIAWLHRALNQQRAVMVHDVARMPRAARSVQVEMLRQQDRSVLSVPVFHEGRLRACIGFDATRAPVRWQPAQALGLFLCADLIAQARYGGTETERGRARAQLYEPLLYLRLGHGTRGLAPADILGVRSARDYSLIWLAGGDSVKDMRPLSAWAELLPQESFMRIHRTALINLGHVKALERSASMPWTVQLRGLGRPWSVSRPYRQALRARLGV